TCTAATAATCGAAGATAAACCCCTGATAATCGCAGATAAAACCTCTAAAATTGAAGATAAACCTCTGAATGTAAGAAAACCCCTACTTATTTAGCGATATACCGTTTAAATTAATAGCGAATCCCTGTAACTTTTCGGAACAACCTCTTAAACTTATAGCAAATCTCTGCTACATTGCTGTTGAGCCTCTAATTTGGTGAGGGCGATATGACTTCACTAGTAAGATTTCCCTCCACTACACCTGCCAAGGCCATGGAGCAGTTCCCCAGCTCCAATTTGCATCGGCAAAGCTGCCACCGTATTGGGTGAGCATGCCGAACTTGGCCTCAAAGTTTTGTCTTAACTGCTTGGAATAGGCAGCGTATTGGTTAAATTGTTGCAGGGCTTGCATGTCATTTGGATGTGTATCTAAGTATAGAGTTAGCTCGACAAGTACAAAGTCTACAGCTTGAAGCTCCTCTAGCAGCTTGTAGTACTCATCTGGTAATTGCTTGTAACTCATGGATTTGGACCTCCTTTTGCCTCATATGGATTTACGTAATCATCATACAATGCAGGCCAAAGTGTTCCCTTTTTCAGTGCAACTCTTGGGGGAAACTGTTGTAGGTTTGGTGGTTGAAAACCCATATATAAATGAGGAGGTGTTGAATAAAATTTCACACCAATTGGACGACAAGGATCAAAACGACTATGGAACGGATGATAGGTTTTCATATACGTAAGATGCTGTTGGTATGGAGCATTCATGTCTTTCATCTCTAACACACCTCTTTTTTCCTATGGAACCATCATTCCATATTAATCTAGAAAACTCTATTCATTTCATCCTATTCGGTTGGAGATACTAATTATGATTACTATTTTTAAACAATTAAAAAAGGCCAACATCATTGTGTTAGCCCTTTACATATTATTGATTTTCGTCTTCGTTATTGTTGCCTTCTTCCATCATATCATTAGCTTCGTCGGTACCTTCTTCTAACATGTTCTCGCCTTCGTTAGCGCCTTCTTCCATCATGTCGCCGCCTTCTTCAAGGCCTTCTTCTACGTTTTCACCTGCATCTTCAAGTGGTTGCTCTGTATCCATTTCACCATTTTCTTCTGTTGGTGTATTTTCTGGTGGTGCTGGATCTTCGTCATCTGCAGTACAACCTGTTACGATCATTGCTGCTAATAAAGAACCTGATAAAGTTAATAGCCATTTTTTTCTCATCATAATTGCTCCTTTCTATTTTGACCTTTTAGCTTTTGAATCCGGTCTTTGATTATGTTTCCCATTTCGTTTATTTTCATTCTTACGTTTCATGAAAATTGATCGGCCGATATGCTTTATATAGACAAGTTTCTAGCGAATGAAACCTTCCCAATGCAAAAAGAGCCAAACGACCTATCTGGTCATTTGACTCTTATGACTTCTTACTCTTCTGATTTTTTCTCACCTAAAGCAAACATAATTTCTGTTTCACATGCTACTTCGCCGTCAACTGTTGCGATAGCCTTTCCTTTTCCAAGTGAACCACGTAAACGGGTGATCTCAACTTCAAGTCTGAGTTGATCACCAGGTACAACTTGCTTTTTAAAACGGCAGTTATCAATACCAGCAAAAAACGCTAGTCTACCGCGGTTTTCTTCCTTTTTCAAAATTGCCACTGCACCAACTTGTGCGAGTGCTTCTACAATTAATACGCCGGGCATGACCGGGTAATCTGGGAAATGACCGTTAAAAAATTCTTCATTCGCTGATACGTTTTTGATTCCAACTGCACGTGTTCCTTCTTCGACCTCGAGCACGCGGTCCACAAGTAAAAATGGGTAACGGTGTGGAATGATGCTCTTGATTTCATTACTATCTAGCATATGTATAAGCTCCTTTTTAAGAAAATCATCACTATGTATATGTACGACAAAAGGAAGGCTTTCACCTTCCTTTTATCAAGTATATCCCGAGCTTTATTCTTTTTCAACCAAGTCAATGATGTGCTGCCAAGTGGACTTTTCAAGGGCATCCTTTGGTTCGCCACTACCAATGACTCCGTAGCCGACAATAAGTCCAGCGATTGTGCTTACAACCATAAGAATTAAAACAAGCAGAACCCTCACCCAAATAGGGAGTAATCGAACTCGAACAATCACCTTTTGGCGACCTTCTTCATGAATCTCTTGTTCTTTTTTAGACTTTTTAGCCTTCTTCACTTCTTCTCGACTGATCGGTTTCGTCGTTTCTTTAGCTACCAATAGACTAAACTCCTATCTTACGCCGTTTATTAATCCCAGCATTTGGTCACCAAGTGTAACCGATTTTGCATTCATCTGATAAGAACGCTGTGAGATTAATAAATCGGTCATTTCCTTGGATAAGTCAACATTGGACATTTCAAGTGCCCCTTGCTCCATTGCAACATCGCCGCGAAGATCACCTTCTAGAAATGTTAATACTTCATTTAATGGAATATCACCTAAATCTTTTAATCCATAACGGTTGTTTCCGTTTTGAATTAACATTTGCGGACGATCTACTTGGACAACACCGAGCTGAAATTCTTGTGGTGCTTCTGTTTGGTCATTTTGAACGGTAGAAATCGTCCCGTCATTAGAAATAACGATTTTTTGGAAATCATCATTAAAACGAATCTGATTTTGATTTTCATCAAGAACAGGACTTCCATCAGAAGCTGTTAACAATAATTGATTTGTTCCATCATTTGTTGGTGATAAGTATAATGCACCATCTCTTGTATAATTAAT
This Metabacillus endolithicus DNA region includes the following protein-coding sequences:
- a CDS encoding spore coat associated protein CotJA, whose translation is MNAPYQQHLTYMKTYHPFHSRFDPCRPIGVKFYSTPPHLYMGFQPPNLQQFPPRVALKKGTLWPALYDDYVNPYEAKGGPNP
- the fabZ gene encoding 3-hydroxyacyl-ACP dehydratase FabZ — its product is MLDSNEIKSIIPHRYPFLLVDRVLEVEEGTRAVGIKNVSANEEFFNGHFPDYPVMPGVLIVEALAQVGAVAILKKEENRGRLAFFAGIDNCRFKKQVVPGDQLRLEVEITRLRGSLGKGKAIATVDGEVACETEIMFALGEKKSEE
- a CDS encoding flagellar hook-basal body protein, coding for MLRSMITATNTMNQLQKQLDQIGHNMANIDTQSYKRTETSFSELVRQQFNNQPNAAEEIAEQRFGRELGIRQGTGAMLNSSLVFTQGNIKQTSRELDIAFTLPNQFLQIDVNGEINYTRDGALYLSPTNDGTNQLLLTASDGSPVLDENQNQIRFNDDFQKIVISNDGTISTVQNDQTEAPQEFQLGVVQVDRPQMLIQNGNNRYGLKDLGDIPLNEVLTFLEGDLRGDVAMEQGALEMSNVDLSKEMTDLLISQRSYQMNAKSVTLGDQMLGLINGVR
- a CDS encoding DNA-directed RNA polymerase subunit beta, whose translation is MVAKETTKPISREEVKKAKKSKKEQEIHEEGRQKVIVRVRLLPIWVRVLLVLILMVVSTIAGLIVGYGVIGSGEPKDALEKSTWQHIIDLVEKE
- a CDS encoding spore coat protein CotJB; this translates as MSYKQLPDEYYKLLEELQAVDFVLVELTLYLDTHPNDMQALQQFNQYAAYSKQLRQNFEAKFGMLTQYGGSFADANWSWGTAPWPWQV